The Synechococcales cyanobacterium CNB genome includes a window with the following:
- a CDS encoding acyl-CoA synthetase, with product MKSDTRRRIVAVVGDAVVTAGTSKDLLAENIGRALVDAGFRVMTGGLGGVMESACRGARMSSRYAPGDTVGVLPGHDPSEANPYVDIVIPSGLDHVRNSIVAHADALVAVGGGAGTMSEICLAWIYKRLIIAVRVDGWSGRVADQRIDERVRYPEVPDDRAFGANTAAEVVHILNERMADFNRSHHSVRRRP from the coding sequence ATGAAGTCTGATACTCGTCGAAGAATTGTTGCGGTTGTCGGCGACGCGGTCGTTACGGCAGGCACATCCAAGGACTTGCTTGCCGAGAACATCGGGCGAGCGCTCGTTGACGCGGGATTCCGCGTGATGACCGGAGGGCTTGGCGGGGTCATGGAGTCTGCGTGCCGAGGTGCCAGGATGTCGTCTCGCTACGCCCCGGGTGATACCGTGGGAGTGTTGCCCGGGCACGATCCCTCCGAGGCCAATCCTTATGTCGACATCGTGATTCCCTCCGGCCTCGATCACGTTCGTAACTCGATCGTGGCCCATGCGGATGCCTTGGTCGCAGTCGGCGGCGGCGCTGGCACGATGTCGGAGATATGCCTCGCATGGATCTACAAGAGGCTGATTATCGCGGTTCGGGTAGATGGCTGGAGCGGTCGGGTAGCCGACCAACGAATCGACGAACGCGTGCGCTATCCCGAAGTGCCTGACGACCGTGCCTTCGGGGCGAACACGGCCGCCGAAGTGGTCCACATTCTGAACGAGCGGATGGCTGACTTCAATCGGAGCCACCACAGCGTTCGACGGCGGCCATGA
- a CDS encoding TolC family protein yields MASRCIACACGVAAAALLTACASPFEPPRDEDRSSVRPRPSGSGNVPGSAYRAKDPGAAPTLADAATTDDYVRYALYHSPEVESAYQRWRAAVERLPQARALPDPRADFEYDFRSDEAMIGAMQEFPWPGTLRAREEAAGRGAASAWREFEAARLAVAERVTIAVHETAYLDAAIGITRENLDLLSSLEQVIRARYRVGAGSHPELIRAQVELGELEDRLTQLLAMRPALVAELNAALNRPSDAAVLAMGRVPGRVVRESAAALAGVARAANPDLLALDERAEEQRRLERAARLEGLPGFGAGVEYTFLEKDMGEDLDGDPIKLRLGMSVPLWREKYNAAVREAMALRLAISHEREGAANRVAADVARAWFEHTDAHRRVGLYERTLIPKAEESLRASLAGFRAGETSFLDLLDTERTLLEFAMSAERARADRSIALARLNRLVGTMLPTETEDAATEDEP; encoded by the coding sequence ATGGCATCGCGATGTATCGCGTGCGCGTGCGGCGTGGCGGCGGCCGCGCTGCTGACGGCGTGCGCTTCGCCGTTCGAACCGCCGCGTGATGAAGACCGATCTTCGGTGCGCCCGCGGCCCTCGGGAAGCGGGAACGTTCCAGGGTCGGCGTATCGGGCGAAAGACCCCGGGGCGGCGCCGACGCTGGCCGACGCGGCCACGACGGACGACTACGTGCGGTATGCGCTGTACCACAGCCCCGAAGTGGAGAGCGCGTACCAGCGGTGGCGAGCGGCGGTGGAGCGGCTGCCGCAGGCGCGTGCGCTGCCCGACCCGCGCGCGGATTTCGAGTACGACTTCCGGAGCGACGAGGCGATGATCGGGGCGATGCAGGAGTTCCCGTGGCCCGGCACGCTGCGGGCGCGCGAAGAGGCGGCCGGGCGCGGCGCGGCCTCGGCGTGGCGTGAGTTCGAGGCGGCGCGCCTGGCGGTTGCGGAGCGAGTGACGATCGCCGTGCACGAGACGGCGTATCTCGACGCGGCGATCGGGATCACGCGGGAGAACCTCGATCTGCTTTCCTCGCTGGAACAGGTGATCCGCGCGAGGTATCGGGTCGGCGCCGGCTCGCACCCCGAGTTGATCCGGGCGCAGGTGGAACTCGGGGAGTTGGAGGACCGGCTCACGCAGTTGCTCGCGATGCGTCCCGCGCTCGTGGCGGAGTTGAACGCCGCGTTGAACCGGCCCTCGGACGCGGCCGTCCTCGCGATGGGGCGCGTTCCCGGGCGGGTCGTTCGGGAGAGCGCGGCTGCGCTGGCCGGCGTTGCACGCGCCGCGAACCCTGACCTGCTCGCGCTCGACGAGCGTGCGGAGGAACAGCGGCGGCTCGAGCGTGCCGCGCGCCTGGAGGGGCTCCCGGGGTTTGGCGCGGGCGTCGAGTACACGTTCCTTGAGAAAGACATGGGCGAAGACCTCGACGGCGACCCGATCAAGTTGAGGCTGGGGATGAGCGTGCCGCTGTGGCGCGAGAAATACAACGCGGCCGTTCGAGAGGCGATGGCCCTGAGGCTTGCGATCTCGCACGAGCGCGAAGGAGCAGCGAACCGCGTGGCGGCGGACGTGGCGAGGGCGTGGTTCGAGCACACCGACGCCCACCGGCGGGTCGGGCTGTATGAACGGACGCTCATCCCGAAGGCGGAGGAGTCGCTCCGCGCGTCGCTGGCGGGATTTCGCGCGGGCGAGACGAGTTTCCTCGACCTGCTGGACACCGAGCGGACCCTGCTCGAGTTCGCTATGTCCGCGGAACGGGCCCGCGCTGACCGGAGCATCGCGCTGGCAAGACTCAATCGGCTCGTCGGGACGATGCTCCCGACGGAAACGGAGGATGCGGCGACGGAGGACGAACCGTGA